In one window of Chryseobacterium viscerum DNA:
- a CDS encoding sigma 54-interacting transcriptional regulator, with protein MKNDITFKELKDSGYTHKTINEEIQTNLIARIKAKEPVFEGLWGYEDTVVPQLKKAILAGHHINLLGLRGQAKTRIARSMVNLLDEYMPIVKGSEINDSPFHPISKFAKDLIAELGDETPISWVHRSHRFYEKLATPDVNVADLIGDIDPIKAATLKLPYSDERVLHYGMIPRANRSIFVLNELPDLQARIQVSLFNILQEGDIQIRGFQLRMPLDIQFVFTANPEDYTNRGSIVTPLKDRIGSQIFTHYPKTIALARQITEQEALISAEDKAQILVPDLAKDLLEEVAFAARISEYVDAKSGVSARLTISAMENLIAAAKLRLIESGVERTTVRLLDFMSIIPSITGKIELVYEGEQEGADYVAKILIDKAVMTQFESIFPRISKLEKEGIKTPYTDLIRWFNKNHLELYYNDSDEEFYSKLDKIAPLAAVVEENASGFSPEDQNFCKELILWALTISNKIDKSENQNTFTFDSPGIGEFLRN; from the coding sequence ATGAAAAACGATATTACATTCAAAGAATTAAAAGACTCCGGCTATACCCATAAAACGATTAATGAGGAAATTCAGACGAACCTGATTGCCAGGATTAAAGCTAAAGAGCCTGTATTTGAAGGACTTTGGGGCTACGAAGACACTGTGGTTCCCCAATTGAAAAAAGCCATTCTTGCCGGCCACCACATCAATTTATTAGGTTTACGCGGACAGGCAAAAACAAGAATTGCAAGAAGCATGGTCAATCTACTGGATGAATACATGCCTATTGTAAAAGGATCAGAAATCAATGACAGCCCGTTTCATCCGATTTCAAAATTTGCCAAAGATCTCATTGCAGAACTGGGTGACGAAACTCCGATTTCATGGGTACACCGCTCTCACCGTTTCTACGAAAAACTGGCAACTCCGGATGTGAATGTTGCTGATTTAATTGGTGACATAGACCCCATTAAAGCAGCTACTTTAAAACTTCCCTATTCCGACGAACGTGTTTTACATTACGGAATGATTCCGCGTGCTAACCGTTCTATTTTCGTTTTAAATGAATTACCGGATTTACAGGCACGTATCCAGGTTTCCCTGTTTAATATTTTGCAGGAGGGTGATATTCAGATCCGTGGTTTTCAATTGAGAATGCCTCTTGATATTCAGTTTGTTTTCACAGCCAATCCGGAGGATTATACCAACAGAGGAAGTATTGTAACTCCGCTGAAAGACAGAATCGGGTCCCAGATTTTCACCCATTATCCAAAAACAATTGCTCTTGCCCGACAGATCACAGAACAGGAAGCATTGATTTCCGCTGAAGATAAAGCACAGATACTAGTTCCTGATCTGGCAAAGGATCTTTTGGAGGAAGTTGCTTTTGCAGCCCGTATCAGTGAATATGTAGATGCAAAAAGCGGTGTCAGCGCCCGTCTTACCATCAGTGCTATGGAGAATTTAATTGCAGCAGCCAAACTGCGTCTGATTGAATCCGGGGTTGAGCGAACCACCGTCCGCCTGCTTGATTTTATGTCAATTATCCCATCCATCACAGGAAAAATTGAACTGGTTTATGAAGGAGAACAGGAAGGCGCAGATTATGTCGCCAAAATATTGATTGACAAAGCGGTTATGACCCAATTTGAAAGTATTTTCCCACGTATTTCCAAACTGGAAAAAGAAGGGATCAAAACTCCATACACTGACCTGATCAGATGGTTTAACAAAAACCATTTAGAACTTTATTACAATGATAGTGATGAAGAGTTTTATTCTAAGCTTGATAAAATAGCTCCTCTGGCAGCCGTAGTGGAAGAAAACGCTTCCGGATTCAGCCCGGAAGATCAGAATTTCTGTAAAGAATTAATTCTTTGGGCATTAACCATCAGCAATAAAATTGATAAGTCTGAAAATCAAAATACTTTTACTTTTGATTCACCGGGTATTGGTGAGTTTCTACGAAACTAG
- a CDS encoding AraC family transcriptional regulator: MEDNLNSIYRVINFMEKNYDRPVSVKELEDISHYSYRNIQRIFKYSCGETIGTFQQRLKVENAYKRILYTQENLTTIAIEVGFANIASFSKAFKQHFGVSPKAARLSKEKLLCEDKIIPITSDELLEPEIVYLKPIQVYYQSIKTYYNNEEIEVLWEKFMKNEFPDSGTEYFGVIADEPLIKTEINCRYDSCASVQSANKKLPSKIIFGGKYARFAHTGSYETIDETYTKIYSRWIFNSGLEFSHSPIIEKYERHAEQENHQEEQLTYILLPLK, encoded by the coding sequence ATGGAAGACAACCTGAATTCTATTTACAGAGTTATCAATTTTATGGAAAAGAATTATGACCGGCCTGTTTCTGTAAAGGAACTGGAAGATATCTCACATTATTCTTACCGGAATATCCAGCGTATTTTTAAGTACAGCTGTGGAGAAACAATAGGTACCTTTCAGCAAAGACTAAAGGTAGAAAATGCTTATAAGCGGATTCTTTATACTCAGGAAAATCTCACTACAATTGCTATTGAAGTAGGTTTTGCCAATATCGCTTCTTTTTCCAAAGCTTTTAAACAGCATTTCGGGGTTTCTCCAAAAGCAGCAAGATTAAGTAAAGAAAAACTTTTGTGCGAAGACAAGATCATTCCGATAACTTCTGACGAACTGCTGGAGCCGGAAATTGTCTATCTTAAACCAATTCAGGTGTACTATCAGAGCATTAAAACCTATTATAACAATGAAGAAATTGAAGTACTGTGGGAAAAATTCATGAAAAATGAGTTTCCCGATTCCGGAACAGAATATTTTGGTGTAATAGCAGATGAACCATTAATTAAAACTGAAATTAACTGCCGGTATGACTCTTGTGCTTCCGTTCAGTCTGCAAACAAAAAATTACCCTCAAAAATAATATTTGGAGGTAAATATGCCCGCTTTGCCCATACAGGCAGCTATGAAACAATAGATGAAACGTACACTAAAATCTATTCCCGCTGGATTTTTAATTCTGGCCTTGAATTTTCACACTCTCCTATCATAGAAAAATACGAAAGACATGCGGAACAGGAAAATCATCAGGAAGAACAGCTGACTTATATTTTACTGCCTTTGAAGTAA
- a CDS encoding YybH family protein, whose protein sequence is MENFDRRTETGAVAYFRDCIKNGDTRGALSCFHPEAVYIDRDGRELRGLKQIELAMNEICRLKLDIQGETPYVTVVNDLAMWIDQWEMTGTAPDGHLIHMTGHTSCIMKKNEDGEWLWLVDNPFGSAVLKGSNMV, encoded by the coding sequence ATGGAGAATTTTGACAGAAGAACAGAAACCGGTGCAGTAGCCTATTTCCGTGACTGTATAAAAAACGGAGATACCAGAGGAGCATTAAGTTGTTTTCACCCTGAAGCAGTCTATATAGACAGAGATGGGAGAGAGCTGAGAGGACTTAAGCAGATAGAGCTTGCAATGAATGAGATTTGCAGACTAAAACTGGATATACAAGGCGAAACTCCATATGTAACCGTTGTGAATGATCTAGCGATGTGGATTGATCAGTGGGAAATGACGGGAACAGCCCCTGACGGGCATTTAATACACATGACAGGCCATACTTCCTGTATTATGAAAAAAAATGAAGACGGAGAATGGCTGTGGCTGGTAGACAATCCTTTTGGTTCTGCCGTACTTAAAGGCAGCAATATGGTATAA
- a CDS encoding FUSC family protein: MEKDLSGLTDQELLEKKRTIEDRNTINAVILGVLAGIAIYSTIANGLGLMTFLPIIFAFFAANSWNKDKKALKREIESRNMK; this comes from the coding sequence ATGGAAAAAGATTTATCTGGATTAACAGATCAGGAACTTTTAGAGAAAAAAAGAACAATTGAAGACAGAAATACTATAAATGCTGTAATCCTGGGAGTATTGGCTGGTATTGCTATTTATAGTACGATAGCCAATGGTCTGGGCTTAATGACCTTTTTACCCATCATTTTTGCTTTTTTTGCAGCTAACAGCTGGAATAAAGATAAGAAAGCATTGAAAAGGGAAATAGAATCCCGAAATATGAAATAA